A region of the candidate division WOR-3 bacterium genome:
AAGCTCGAAGATGCAGCACGCGATACTAATGTTTATTTTGTCCCTGTTTTTGAGGCAACATATATTGAAGAGATTGCTCAACAGGAACGCATTTACAACCTTCGCAAAGAGTATGAAACTTACATGTTTGAGCGAATGTCGCGTGTACGCAATACTTTGATTGAAAACAATAAACCTATAGACGCGCTCCCAGAAGTGATTCTGCATTCCAGTCCGTTGCCTGCTTTAGGCAGTGGCACTAACGTTGCAAAGCGCGAAAAAGGAGAACGCTTTAATGCAGAAGTTTTTCCAAATATCGCGCGGCCAGAAGATGAGAAAAAAGACGTTGAATTAGAACCTTTACCTTTTTAAAAAAAAAGAAACAGCATATGACAATAGCAGAAAAAGCAAGGCAAATGGGCATATCGCCTGAAGCACTCCAGAAGCGGTTATCAAGGCGTTTAGGGCATCGTATTCGTTTAAACGACGACTTTACGCCTACATACGCCGAAGCGCTCAAAGACGCCGTAATTCCCCCTGCCGCTTCAAAAAATTCTCTAGACTTGGCAGAAAACGAAAACCGGCTTCGTCGGCAGGCTGAAATGTCATTTATCCCTAAACAGAGCGAGGGAAATTCGTATAAAGAAAAAAAATCCCGTTTCTCTTCTGCAAACAAAGCAATATCAGTTGGTGCTGACTTATGTTTGATGGCTATCCCTTCCATGCACTCCGTGCTGATTTATCAGGAAGCAACCGAGCTGGCCGGCGTAGTTGGTAGCTTGTTTGGTGTTATTGTGCTTTTGACTACCGCGTCTGCTTTTTTGATGTCTGCGTCGCCGCGGTGGCACGGAGTAAGCGGTGATGCTTTGCTTGTTATTTTAGGGTTAGATGTGCTTTCTACGTTTTTACACTTTGAGGCTTTCCGACAACATGTACAGGATTATTTAGCAGTAGGATTTGCCTGTGTTGTAGCTACGTTGTCGTTTTTGGCTATGTATTTGTATCGTCAAAAGAATAGCACGATTAAATTGTTCGAGGAAGATGTTTGAATGTTTGTTTTCGTTGGGAATGTTATTTATTTCGTGCACTATTTTGATATTAGCTGTTTTTTATTTTTTGTCAGAAATAGATGAGCAATGACACATATAAAAGAATTTAAAAATACACATCTTAATGTGGACTTAAAACCGTTTGACTGGTACGGCGGAAAAGGACACATGGCTGATTTTATCCTTCAATATGTTCCTGAAAATTTGGATTTATACTGCGAACCATTTGGCGGTGGTGCTTCGCTTTTTTTTAACATGCCTCCGAAAAAAATTGAAGTTTACAACGATATTGATAGCCGGCTTGTAAATTTTTTTAGGGTTCTTCAGAACCGTAGCACTATGGCAGAGCTTAGCCATATGTTATCTTACACATTATATTCTTATGAAGAATATGTTCGTGCATTAGATTTATTAAAAAAAGAAGAAAGTACGTCTGTAGAAAAAGCTTGGGCATTTTTTGTTGTTTATAATTGCTCATATGTTGCATCTGGCAAAAGCAAGGGCGGGTGGTCTGTGAGTAAAAAAGTCAAGTCGAACAAAATAAAGCAGTTTAGAAAAAGAATTGAATTATTAGACATCTTTTGTAAAAGGTTTTTGAATGTAATCATTGACCATCGCGATGCGATAGATTGTATAAAAAAGTTTGACACGGAAGGTTCTTTCTTTTATTTAGACCCACCATATCCCGCAGAAACGCGGACAAAAAATTATGTGTACAAATATGAAACCTCTCAAATTTTGCATGAGAGGCTGGTTCAACAGATGCTTACATCAAAGGGTATGTTTATTTTATCGTGCTATTGGCACGATGTATATCAACCGTTAATAGATTTTGGGTATCGAATGGTAGATTTCAAAGTGGTTTGTTACTCAGGCGGAATGCAGGGGAAAAAACCAAGCCGCAAAGAAGTTTTGCTTCTAAGTCCAAATTTAAAAGTAAGGCAACTAAAAATGTTTTGATATGGACAAAAAAATAGTTTTTATAGAAGACGGAGATTACACGCCAGATAACGTAAAGGATGGATGTGTAAAAACACTAACATTGGTAATATTTTTTCTAACATTCCTTCTCGGATGCGGTTCTGAATGCTTTTAAGAATTTGTTTTTTGAGTTTCGGTGTTTCATAAAATGAGAAACGCCCGCGCTTTTTCAAGCTGCGGGCGTTCTCTTTTAAAAACAAAAACAAAACAAAAAACAAAAATATCTACAAATCATTAATCCCGAACTTTTCAAATTCAAATGTATCACCATACTCGTTAGTAATTTCCGCGCCGCGTGGGGTGGGCTTTACTTTTAATCTGTCTGTACCTGCGGTTTTAAGAAACTGGTCGTGCAACTCTCTAAGTTGGCGTTCGTCTTGGTCTAAAAAAATCTCTTTAAGTTTTTCTTCACCACCTTTCTCATTTATCCCAACCGTGGTGATTTGGACGTTGAACCATTGTTTTTTTTCCATAGCTTAATTTTTTTAGTTGAATTATTAAATTTATTTTATAACGTAAAATACTTAGCAATTGTATATGTTTTGTAATTAAAATAATACATATATTTTAAGGTTTCTTATAGTCGCGTAAAATCCTTTATCGTCTGCTACAATAGTAGCGTTTTGTTTCTGAAGAATTTTTGCTACCTCATCTGCGGCTTCATTAGTTATCGGCTTGTATGTAAAAACTTTATTGTCTTTTAATTCCACGTATGCGCATTCTTCGTATAAAAACGTAATAAGCCGATGAGGCTTATTATCTAGATACCTACTCCAAAATGATGAACTTTTTAGCGAAGTTCTACCAGATACAGCATTTTCCACCCAATTTGCAATAAATGTGTTTGCTTGTTCGATTCCTTCAAAAGAAAATACGTCTAAACACATTTCGTTTTCTACCTCTATTAATGCTATTTTCATATTTTCATTTTATTTTAAAAATTAAAAATACCATCCATTTTCTCTCATTTTTCCCACGTCTCCGCTAAATTCTTCTTCGGCTGCTCCATGAAGCATCCAATATAAGTTTTCTTTATCTGGGCATTGGCCAAACCAAAAAAGAATGTGATTAAATATTTCCTCAGTAATGTCTCGCAGATTCTTGCATTTTTTTAATGCTTGAACTTCGCGCGCTGGATTTATTAGGGTTACTTCCCAATATGCTTTTGATTTGCTCTCCTTTTCCCGTGCCACCTTTATTTCCGCCAACCTGATGTCATCTGCATATGTAACTATCAGGCACATTGCAGGTGCCGGAGCTATCTTGTAAATGCAGAAATCTATTTGCATAATTATAATTTATTTTACACTTTTATGCTTATCCACACAAAATTATTGGTGTGCAGATAAATAAAGTATGCCACTAATCCAGCGCATATAGAAATTAAGACGTTTTTTGTTATTTTGCTTGCTTTTGTTTTTTCATTGAATGATATTGCCGCAAAATAAGACACAGCAATATAAATCGAAGTTTCTTTAACGTCATTACATTTCACTGAAAGC
Encoded here:
- a CDS encoding DNA adenine methylase; this translates as MTHIKEFKNTHLNVDLKPFDWYGGKGHMADFILQYVPENLDLYCEPFGGGASLFFNMPPKKIEVYNDIDSRLVNFFRVLQNRSTMAELSHMLSYTLYSYEEYVRALDLLKKEESTSVEKAWAFFVVYNCSYVASGKSKGGWSVSKKVKSNKIKQFRKRIELLDIFCKRFLNVIIDHRDAIDCIKKFDTEGSFFYLDPPYPAETRTKNYVYKYETSQILHERLVQQMLTSKGMFILSCYWHDVYQPLIDFGYRMVDFKVVCYSGGMQGKKPSRKEVLLLSPNLKVRQLKMF